The Carnobacterium sp. 17-4 genome has a window encoding:
- the mreC gene encoding rod shape-determining protein MreC: MNQFFSNKKLIILLVSMIVSLGLIAFSITGSGNIPILQQLTNDITAVVSRVVAKPTNAVVDFLESVDRLKNTFEENQLLKSKIDKLYETEVEIADLKQNNEKLKEQLDLTATLSDYESINGAVISRNPDSWVDQIVVDKGSQNGIELDMSVMSGNGLIGRVVEVNPTSSKVQLVTTLDQNNNRVAASVSTDEGVVHGIVNGYDPETNRLVMKQITTDAELKEGDQVMTSGLGGISPSALLIGTIEEVKLDSFGLSQEAYIIPASDTNDIRYVTFIKRSAESGE; this comes from the coding sequence TTGAATCAGTTCTTTTCAAATAAAAAACTAATCATTTTGTTAGTAAGTATGATTGTCTCTTTAGGTCTGATAGCCTTTTCAATTACAGGAAGTGGAAATATACCTATCCTGCAACAACTTACTAATGATATTACTGCAGTTGTTTCTCGTGTAGTAGCAAAACCGACGAATGCAGTTGTTGATTTTTTAGAATCAGTAGACCGTCTGAAAAATACGTTTGAAGAAAATCAATTATTGAAATCAAAAATAGATAAACTGTACGAAACAGAAGTAGAAATTGCAGATTTAAAACAAAATAACGAAAAGCTTAAAGAGCAGTTGGATTTAACAGCTACTTTATCTGATTATGAATCAATCAATGGAGCAGTAATTAGTCGAAATCCTGATAGTTGGGTTGATCAAATCGTTGTAGATAAAGGAAGCCAAAATGGTATTGAATTAGATATGTCTGTTATGTCAGGAAATGGTCTGATTGGACGTGTTGTAGAAGTTAATCCTACTAGTTCAAAAGTTCAATTAGTAACAACTCTAGATCAAAATAATAATCGAGTTGCAGCATCTGTTAGTACAGATGAGGGAGTTGTGCATGGGATTGTTAATGGATATGATCCTGAAACCAATCGATTGGTTATGAAACAAATTACGACGGATGCCGAATTAAAAGAAGGTGATCAAGTGATGACCTCTGGTTTAGGTGGGATATCGCCTAGTGCGTTACTGATTGGAACGATTGAAGAGGTTAAATTAGATTCTTTTGGATTGTCACAAGAAGCCTACATTATTCCAGCATCAGATACGAATGATATTCGTTATGTAACCTTTATTAAACGATCCGCTGAAAGTGGTGAGTAA
- the mreD gene encoding rod shape-determining protein MreD — MVANWKTTTLIPLVITFCFLLDGLLTAIFSAQFLEGTKTMTPRLIVLVLILMSFYIPRSRMLVYGVIFGLIYDSYYVGILGVYVLLFPLIIYLTEKLKKILNPNPIVIGMMVIINLSLIETYLYLFYQVLGYTTINWATFLANRLGPTLLLNLVLFIIVFYPLKRIIERIQGE, encoded by the coding sequence ATGGTAGCGAATTGGAAAACAACTACATTAATCCCGCTAGTGATTACTTTTTGCTTTTTACTAGATGGACTATTGACTGCTATTTTTTCAGCGCAATTTCTTGAAGGTACAAAAACTATGACTCCAAGGCTGATCGTATTAGTGCTTATCTTAATGTCTTTTTATATTCCGAGAAGTAGAATGTTGGTTTATGGAGTTATTTTTGGTTTGATTTATGATAGTTATTATGTGGGAATCCTAGGAGTATACGTTCTTCTATTTCCTTTAATCATCTACTTAACAGAAAAACTAAAAAAAATTCTCAATCCTAATCCTATTGTTATTGGTATGATGGTTATTATCAATCTAAGTTTAATAGAAACTTATCTTTATCTGTTTTATCAAGTGCTAGGGTACACAACTATTAATTGGGCAACGTTTTTGGCCAACCGTTTAGGGCCGACATTGCTCTTGAATTTAGTCTTGTTTAT